In Gouania willdenowi chromosome 24, fGouWil2.1, whole genome shotgun sequence, a single window of DNA contains:
- the ttc13 gene encoding LOW QUALITY PROTEIN: tetratricopeptide repeat protein 13 (The sequence of the model RefSeq protein was modified relative to this genomic sequence to represent the inferred CDS: deleted 2 bases in 1 codon), with the protein MAPDSRVVVAALLALLCLNRTVFSTEHFSTLTLFNSELHRQDCNSLSKWEDYPADCETSILQLEDPDCEEGSNPPCESVFTLNAEKILSQARLFLEQKKIPFPVDNHNTDEELAIGYVLIGNGLYDEAIKHFSLLLQGDPELVSAIYGRGIAYGKKSVQDIKNADLALFELNRVITLEPNWPDVYEQRAEILSPLGRISEALGDLTKAIQLQPSARLFRHRGTLLFISEDYVAAMDDFQRSLELKKNQPIAMLYKGLTFFHRGMLKEAIETFKEALKLKADFIDAYKSLGQAYRELGDFESAMESFQKALMLNQNHIQSLQLRGMMLYHHGSLQEAIGNFKRCLQLEPYNEVCQYMKGLSHVAMGQFYEGIKAQTKVMLNDPLLGQKASSEYLKVKYLREYSRTSSHLDVPVAEVNVDQDLPGNFKNHWEKSAFSNRDYEEQPGLQPHCRDVLPQNFESYSSEIQKLVCTADHLGALMQYDTPGFLPNKRIHRAMGLATLEVMQAMQRTWSNSKVRVNGKTRQMQWRDMFDIAVKWRRIADLDQPVLWLDQMPARSLSRGFNNHINLIRGQIINIRYLAYFDHILDFIKDRILVYHGAYNPRGLLEVRQALENVNKVEDLLPIMKQFNSKTRDGFTVNSKVPSMKDPGTEHDGFTITITGDRVGNMLFSVETQTTEERTQQYQSEIESIYKELTAKGKALMLSTELGDADAVCNLILSLVYYFCNLMPLSRGSSVVAYSVIMGALMASGREVVGRIPKGKLVDFEAMTTSSPDTFSRTAKHWMSLRSLPGWYHNLPSVAESFTSSRTMIEVLNTDSSSHCPRTS; encoded by the exons ATGGCCCCTGACAGCCGGGTCGTTGTTGCGGCGCTGCTCGCCCTCCTCTGCCTGAACCGGACGGTATTCTCCACGGAACACTTCTCCACACTGACCCTGTTTAACAGCGAGCTCCACAGGCAGGACTGTAATTCGCTGTCCAAGTGGGAGGACTACCCGGCAGACTGCG AGACCTCGATCTTACAGTTGGAGGATCCAGACTGTGAAGAGGGAAGCAATCCCCCGTGTGAGTCAGTCTTCACCCTCAACGCTGAGAAGATCCTG AGCCAAGCCAGGTTGTTTCTAGAGCAGAAGAAGATCCCTTTCCCCGTGGACAACCACAACACAGACGAAGAACTAG CTATAGGTTACGTCCTGATAGGAAACGGCCTGTACGATGAAGCCATCAAACACTTCTCGCTCCTACTGCAG GGTGACCCGGAGCTGGTCAGCGCCATTTATGGCCGAGGGATCGCTTACGGGAAGAAAAGTGTGCAG GACATTAAAAATGCCGACTTGGCGTTGTTCGAGCTGAACCGAGTCATCACCCTGGAGCCGAACTGGCCCGACGTCTACGAGCAGAGAGCAGAG ATCCTGTCTCCTCTGGGCCGGATCAGCGAGGCTCTGGGGGATCTGACCAAAGCCATCCAGCTGCAGCCGTCGGCGCGTCTCTTCCGTCACAGGGGGACCCTGCTCTTCATCTCAGAGGACTACGTGGCAGCGATGGACGACTTCCAGCGATCACTGGAGCTGAAGAAGAACCAGCCCATCGCCATGTTGTACAAAGGCCTCACCTTCTTTCACAGAGGGATGCTGAAG GAAGCCATCGAGACATTCAAAGAGGCGCTGAAGTTAAAGGCAGACTTCATTGATGCCTATAAGAGCCTGGGCCAGGCTTACAG AGAGTTGGGAGACTTTGAGTCGGCCATGGAGAGCTTCCAGAAAGCTCTGATGTTGAACCAGAACCACATCCAGTCTCTGCAGCTGCGAGGAATGATGCTCTACCACCACGGCTCGCTGCAAGAGGCCATCGGGAACTTTAAG AGGTGTCTCCAGCTGGAGCCCTATAACGAGGTGTGCCAGTACATGAAGGGGCTGAGCCACGTGGCCATGGGACAGTTCTACGAGGGCATCAAAGCTCAGACCAAAGTCATGCTAAACGATCCTCTGCTAGGACAGAAGGCCAGCTCGGAATACCTCAAAGTCAAGTACCTCCGAG AGTACTCGCgtacctcatctcacctggacgTCCCGGTGGCC GAAGTAAACGTGGATCAGGACTTACCGGGGAACTTTAAGAACCACTGGGAAAAATCTGCCTTTTCTAATAGAGACTATGAAGAGCAGCCGGGCCTGCAGCCACA CTGCAGAGACGTGCTGCCGCAGAACTTTGAGAGCTACAGCAGTGAAATCCAGAAGCTGGTCTGCACAGCCGATCATCTGGGGGCCCTAATGCAGTACGACACCCCTGGTTTCTTACCCAACAAGAGAATCCACAGAG CCATGGGCTTAGCCACTCTGGAGGTGATGCAGGCCATGCAGCGCACATGGAGCAACTCCAAAGTCAGAGTCAACGGCAAGACCAGGCAGATGCAGTGGAGGGACATGTTTGACATCGCTGTCAAATGGAGGAG GATTGCAGATCTGGACCAACCAGTTCTGTGGTTAGACCAGATGCCTGCTCGCAGTCTGAGCCGAGGTTTCAACAATCACATCAACCTCATCAG AGGACAAATCATCAACATCAGATACCTGGCCTACTTCGACCACATACTGGACTTCATCAAAGACAGAATCCTGGTGTATCATGG TGCGTACAATCCCAGGGGTCTCCTGGAGGTCCGCCAGGCTctggaaaatgtaaataaagtggaAGATTTGCTCCCAATAATGAAG CAGTTCAACAGTAAAACCAGAGACGGCTTCACGGTGAACTCCAAAGTGCCGAGCATGAAGGATCCTGGGACGGAGCACGACGGcttcaccatcaccatcacagGGGACAg GGTGGGAAACATGTTGTTCTCGGTGGAGACGCAGACGACCGAGGAGCGGACGCAGCAGTATCAGTCAGAGATCGAGTCCATCTACAAAGAGCTGACGGCCAAAGGGAAAGCACTGATGCTGTCCACGGAGCTGGGG GACGCTGACGCCGTGTGTAACCTGATCCTGTCTTTGGTTTATTACTTCTGCAACCTCATGCCTCTGTCCAGGGGCTCCAG CGTGGTGGCCTACTCCGTCATCATGGGAGCCCTGATGGCCAGCGGTAGAGAAGTTGTGGGTCGGATTCCCAAAGGAAAG CTGGTGGACTTTGAAGCCATGACGACGTCCAGTCCCGACACTTTCAGCAGAACGGCCAAACACTGGATGAGCCTCAGGAG ctTACCGGGCTGGTACCACAACCTTCCGTCTGTGGCAGAGAGCTTCACCTCCAGCAGAACCATGATCGAGGTCCTCAACACGGACTCGTCTTCACACTGTCCCAGGACGTCCTAG
- the ndufaf4 gene encoding NADH dehydrogenase [ubiquinone] 1 alpha subcomplex assembly factor 4 — MNLTGCRTPHFEETSFNMGSRRAVQGQAQSGPPAPAQRPPGAQQRRPAAEIVSQKNEPLLGHLRSVYVQSVEPLPPPSDANAQAVEEEAERRPLRFTFPSPIYGLEDFSDVPKGKLSLAEALKALGSHQHRPKHWTPEKISQEFSLDLKDTKALVEFFIPFKVEIIPPKTRADKQIKASSD; from the exons ATGAACCTCACGGGCTGCCGTACTCCACACTTTGAGGAGACGAGCTTCAACATGGGGTCGCGG AGAGCTGTCCAAGGACAAGCCCAAAGTGGCCCCCCGGCACCAGCTCAGCGCCCCCCCGGAGCCCAGCAGCGGCGCCCCGCAG CGgagattgtgagtcagaaaaacgaGCCACTGCTGGGTCACCTGAGGTCTGTGTATGTGCAGTCTGtggagcccctccccccaccgtCTGATGCTAATGCTCAG gcagtagaagaagaagcggAGCGCCGCCCCCTCAGGTTTACCTTCCCCTCCCCCATCTATGGTCTGGAGGATTTCTCTGACGTTCCTAAGGGTAAACTGAGCTTGGCGGAGGCGCTGAAGGCCCTGGGCAGCCATCAGCATCGACCCAAACACTGGACACCTGAGAAGATCTCACAGGAGTTCTCCTTAGATCTTAAAGACACTAAAGCCCTGGTGGAGTTTTTCATTCCATTCAAAGTGGAGATCATTCCTCCTAAAACTAGAGCTGACAAACAAATAAAGGCTTCTTCAGACTGA
- the gpr63 gene encoding probable G-protein coupled receptor 63, with the protein MFASQGQDVRRSLVPCYGAIEAFLEAPPPPRMENVTMANTSLGPTMAPTAEEASESVQGVGLPLQIFFSIVMVTILLVALSGNVVVCLMVYQRSAMRSAINILLASLAFADMMLAVFNMPFALVTVVTTTWVFGDAFCRVSSMLFWFFVLEGMFILLIISIDRFQIIVQKQDKLSPPRAKLLIAVTWGLSLVFSFPLAVGAPALETPPRAPQCVFGYSTERGYHAYVLLLLSLFFFVPFVVMLYTFMGILNTIRHNAIRVHGHPDGVCLSQASKLGLLSLQRPFHINIDMSFKTRAFTTILILFSVFTVCFAPFAAYTLVATFSDALYHGDGFFQLSTWVLWLCYFKSALNPLIYYWRIRKFRDACFDLMPKYFKFLPQLPGNTKRRIQPSAVYVCGENRSVV; encoded by the coding sequence ATGTTTGCGTCTCAGGGGCAGGACGTGAGGCGGTCTCTGGTGCCTTGTTACGGGGCCATTGAAGCGTTCCTAGaggcccctccccccccccGAATGGAAAACGTCACCATGGCAAACACCTCCCTGGGCCCCACCATGGCGCCGACCGCGGAAGAAGCTTCGGAGAGCGTCCAGGGCGTGGGCCTGCCCCTACAGATCTTTTTCTCCATCGTCATGGTAACCATTCTGCTGGTGGCTCTCTCGGGGAACGTGGTGGTGTGTTTGATGGTGTACCAGCGGTCCGCCATGCGCTCGGCCATCAACATCCTCCTGGCCAGCCTGGCGTTTGCCGACATGATGCTGGCCGTCTTCAACATGCCGTTTGCGCTGGTCACGGTCGTCACGACTACGTGGGTTTTCGGGGACGCGTTCTGCCGAGTGTCGTCGATGCTCTTTTGGTTTTTCGTTCTAGAAGGAATGTTTATACTGCTTATAATAAGCATTGATCGCTTTCAAATTATCGTCCAGAAACAGGATAAGCTGAGCCCGCCCCGAGCTAAGCTGCTGATCGCAGTGACCTGGGGCCTCTCCTTGGTGTTCTCCTTCCCTCTCGCTGTGGGGGCCCCTGCCCTGGAGACCCCCCCCAGGGCCCCACAGTGCGTGTTTGGTTACAGCACAGAAAGAGGCTACCACGCCTACGTGCTGCTACTGTTGTCACTCTTTTTCTTCGTGCCTTTCGTGGTCATGTTGTACACCTTCATGGGAATCCTGAACACCATCCGTCACAACGCGATCCGCGTCCACGGCCACCCGGACGGCGTGTGCCTGAGCCAGGCCAGCAAGCTGGGCCTGCTGAGCCTCCAGCGGCCGTTTCACATCAACATAGACATGAGCTTCAAAACGCGTGCCTTCACCACCATCCTCATCCTCTTCTCTGTGTTCACCGTGTGCTTCGCCCCCTTCGCCGCCTACACGCTGGTCGCCACCTTCAGTGACGCGCTCTACCACGGCGACGGCTTCTTTCAGCTCAGCACCTGGGTCCTGTGGCTGTGCTACTTCAAGTCGGCCCTCAACCCTCTCATCTACTACTGGAGGATCAGGAAGTTCCGTGACGCCTGCTTTGATCTGATGCCCAAGTACTTTAAGTTTCTTCCACAGTTGCCAGGCAACACCAAGCGGCGAATACAACCGAGCGCCGTGTATGTGTGCGGAGAGAACCGCTCTGTAGTTTGA